The genome window CTATGTTTCCAGCAGCAGCTCTAGCTCTTCTTAAATCACCTTTTGGATGAGGACCATCTAAAGTATTTTGGTCATTAGTATATGCATGTATAGTAGTCATTAATCCTTTTTCTATACCGTATTTGTCATTTAATACTTTTGCCATTGGAGCTAAACAGTTAGTAGTACAAGAAGCTCCTGATATAACTGTCTCAGAACCATCTAATATATCACTGTTTGTGTTGAATACTATTGTTTTTAAATCTCCAGTAGCTGGTGCAGATATAACAACTTTCTTAGCTCCTGCTTGTATATGAGCTTCAGCTTTATCTTTAGATGTAAAGAATCCTGTACATTCTAATACTATATCCACTCCTAATTCAGCCCATGGTAGGTCAGCAGGATTTCTTTCTGCTGTTACTTTTATTTCTTTTCCGTTTACTACAAAAGCACCTTCTTTAACTTCTATTTCTCCGTTAAATCTTCCTTGAGCTGTATCATATTTAAATAAATGAGCTAACATTTTAGCGTCTGTTAAGTCGTTTATTGCAACAACTTCAAACTTATCTTGTTGCTCCATCATTTTTCTTAATGCTAATCTTCC of Clostridioides sp. ES-S-0054-01 contains these proteins:
- the gap gene encoding type I glyceraldehyde-3-phosphate dehydrogenase; translated protein: MVKVAINGFGRIGRLALRKMMEQQDKFEVVAINDLTDAKMLAHLFKYDTAQGRFNGEIEVKEGAFVVNGKEIKVTAERNPADLPWAELGVDIVLECTGFFTSKDKAEAHIQAGAKKVVISAPATGDLKTIVFNTNSDILDGSETVISGASCTTNCLAPMAKVLNDKYGIEKGLMTTIHAYTNDQNTLDGPHPKGDLRRARAAAGNIVPNTTGAAKAIGLVIPSLKGKLDGAAQRVPVVTGSITELVCTLGKNVTVEEINAAMKEASNESFGYTEEMLVSSDIIGISYGSLFDATQTKVMEVDGKQLVKVVSWYDNEMSYTSQLIRTLGYFAQLAK